ATGGGGATTTGCTTTGGCTAGTCTCTGTCTCTGCGGTTTCTGTGGTAAGTTGTACCATAGAGATTTCATTATCGGGGATGTTTTCTTCTGAAACATTCTCCGGTTCTGTTGCAGTTACCGAATGTTGTGCTTTGATCTCTTCGATGGTTGACATAAATTCGGGCTCCTTTACTTTCCTTATAGCCATTTGGGCGGCATTCTGCTGAGACTCTTTCTTGGAATATCCCGTACCTGTTCCTGCCGGAAGCCCTTCAATGCGTACTTCGGTTTGGAAAACAGGATTGCTGTCATGATCGAGGAACTGCTCGATTAACTCAAAGGAAACCTTCATCTTGTTTTTTTGGCTCCACTCAATAAGTTTGGATTTGAAGTTGACCTCTTTTCGGGATATTTTATCCAGGTCGATGTAGTGGTTGATAATCCGTTGTTCCATAAATTGTTTGCAACGTTCATACCCCTGATCCAGATAAATAGCTCCGATAAATGCCTCAAAAGCATTTCCGTACATGTAACTGTTGTGAGAAGAAGAGCGGGTAGAATACTTTATGAGTTTGTCCAAACCGATTTCAACGGCCAACTTATTCAAAGTCTCCCGTTGTACGATCTTAGAACGTGTGTTGGTCAAGAAACCTTCCCTTTTCCCTTCAAAACGTTTATAGACAATATCTCCTACGATGGCGTCGAGGATGGCGTCACCTAAAAACTCCAGTCGTTCATTGTTGAGGGGACGTCCCTTGTCGGAGCGGACAGAAGTCGATTTGTGCA
The Bacteroides luhongzhouii DNA segment above includes these coding regions:
- the rnc gene encoding ribonuclease III — protein: MRALSSRNTQSNIVLRNEIDKIRLLFRKDRESYLCFYRILGFYPRNIQLYEQALLHKSTSVRSDKGRPLNNERLEFLGDAILDAIVGDIVYKRFEGKREGFLTNTRSKIVQRETLNKLAVEIGLDKLIKYSTRSSSHNSYMYGNAFEAFIGAIYLDQGYERCKQFMEQRIINHYIDLDKISRKEVNFKSKLIEWSQKNKMKVSFELIEQFLDHDSNPVFQTEVRIEGLPAGTGTGYSKKESQQNAAQMAIRKVKEPEFMSTIEEIKAQHSVTATEPENVSEENIPDNEISMVQLTTETAETETSQSKSPCDALESPNRDLQ